From the genome of Streptomyces sp. V1I1, one region includes:
- a CDS encoding serine/threonine-protein kinase, with product MLSPLTYDDPVQLGAYRLTARLGSGGMGTVYLARSAGGRTVALKTMHAGIAADADFRSRFRLEIDAARIIGGHHGATVVDADPLGETPWLATEYVLGPPLDDAVTLSGPLPEPSVRALGAALAGALAQLHASDVVRRDLKPSNVMITAYGPKIIDFGIARAAGDDRLTRTGAAAGTPAFMSPEQATGQEHTPAGDVFALAGVLTYAATGHGAFGTGQPADLLYRVRYADPDLTGVPDNLVPILTRCLSKDPGRRLTTLELAAQLHDGQGQFADHLPDTLLAGIARRASDVWRVAPNRLPTPPDHALAEGIQNGSPPAMSRRKLLAVGGSSVLGLAAVGTGAWSWLRQDSTDPKAAPTAPSSPKWDLIWQRKTDYGISPRIPSAPLLLDNVVAVAESASSLQALDPNTGKTKWSDPARPEPRATIRPRSPDGPGCHQRGRGPRP from the coding sequence GTGCTTTCTCCTCTGACGTACGACGACCCTGTCCAGCTGGGCGCATACCGCCTGACCGCGCGCCTAGGCAGCGGCGGCATGGGCACGGTGTATCTGGCCCGTTCCGCCGGCGGCCGTACGGTCGCGCTCAAGACGATGCATGCGGGCATCGCCGCAGACGCCGACTTCCGCTCCCGTTTCCGCCTGGAGATCGACGCGGCCCGCATCATCGGTGGCCACCACGGGGCCACGGTCGTCGACGCGGACCCGCTCGGCGAAACCCCCTGGCTGGCAACGGAGTACGTCCTCGGCCCGCCCCTAGACGACGCGGTCACCCTCTCCGGCCCGCTGCCTGAGCCGTCGGTCCGGGCGCTGGGCGCGGCCCTCGCCGGGGCTCTCGCCCAGCTACACGCTTCGGACGTCGTCCGCCGCGACCTGAAGCCCTCTAACGTCATGATCACGGCGTACGGCCCCAAGATCATCGACTTCGGCATCGCGCGAGCGGCGGGCGACGACCGCCTCACTCGCACGGGAGCGGCGGCGGGCACCCCAGCTTTCATGTCGCCCGAGCAGGCCACGGGCCAGGAACACACACCGGCGGGCGACGTCTTCGCACTGGCAGGGGTCCTGACCTACGCGGCAACGGGCCACGGTGCCTTCGGCACGGGCCAGCCGGCGGACCTGCTGTACCGCGTCCGCTACGCAGATCCTGATCTGACCGGTGTCCCCGACAACCTGGTCCCGATCCTGACCCGCTGCCTGTCCAAGGATCCCGGCCGGCGGCTCACCACGTTGGAACTCGCCGCCCAACTCCACGACGGTCAGGGTCAATTCGCCGACCACCTCCCCGACACCCTCCTCGCAGGGATCGCCCGCCGCGCCTCGGACGTCTGGCGTGTCGCGCCCAACCGCCTCCCGACTCCGCCGGACCACGCCCTCGCCGAGGGCATCCAGAACGGCAGCCCACCCGCCATGTCGCGCCGCAAACTCTTGGCCGTGGGTGGCAGTTCCGTACTCGGCCTGGCCGCAGTCGGGACAGGAGCCTGGTCATGGCTCAGGCAGGACAGCACCGATCCAAAGGCAGCACCCACCGCCCCGAGCAGTCCCAAATGGGACTTGATCTGGCAGAGGAAGACCGACTACGGAATCAGCCCTCGAATTCCGTCTGCCCCGCTCCTCCTGGACAACGTGGTCGCTGTGGCGGAGAGCGCCAGCTCCCTGCAGGCCCTGGATCCCAACACAGGCAAGACGAAGTGGTCGGACCCGGCACGACCAGAACCTCGGGCAACGATTCGTCCGCGAAGCCCAGATGGCCCAGGCTGTCACCAGCGAGGGCGTGGCCCGCGTCCTTGA
- a CDS encoding serine/threonine protein kinase — translation MSAPLEGVDPARFLVEADAARRLLGPWVSPVSEVAPPSTAPWYASPYLPALPLPVALAVHGGPLPERMVRALGAALAETLAGAHATGITHAGLSPAAVLLAGDGPRLTCFGTVRAAAPDGEQRTGLPGLEPGSLAPEQASGGRPRPPGDIYALGAVLAYASTGHTVPERSELPDSLRGLISACLTRDPADRPTAPEVLHALPPSSPAPTGTVLDSTASLLTPGWLPGRVVAAVARQSAEVLAAELRVPHSPRI, via the coding sequence GTGAGCGCTCCCCTTGAAGGCGTCGACCCCGCGCGCTTCCTCGTCGAGGCCGACGCGGCCCGCCGTCTGCTGGGCCCCTGGGTCTCCCCCGTCTCCGAAGTCGCGCCCCCGTCCACGGCACCCTGGTACGCCTCCCCCTACCTCCCCGCGCTGCCACTCCCCGTAGCCCTGGCCGTCCACGGCGGCCCGCTGCCCGAGCGCATGGTGCGGGCTCTGGGCGCGGCCCTGGCCGAGACGCTTGCGGGCGCACACGCCACTGGGATCACGCATGCGGGCCTGTCCCCCGCGGCCGTGCTCCTGGCCGGGGACGGCCCGCGCCTGACGTGCTTCGGCACGGTACGCGCGGCGGCCCCGGACGGCGAACAGCGCACCGGCCTCCCGGGCCTCGAGCCGGGCAGCCTTGCCCCGGAACAAGCCTCGGGCGGCCGCCCACGCCCGCCGGGCGACATCTACGCACTGGGCGCGGTCCTCGCGTACGCCTCCACCGGCCACACGGTCCCGGAACGCTCCGAACTCCCGGACTCGCTGCGGGGGTTGATTTCGGCCTGCCTGACCAGGGACCCGGCGGACCGCCCCACGGCACCCGAGGTCCTGCACGCCCTCCCGCCGTCGTCGCCCGCCCCCACCGGGACGGTGCTGGACTCCACGGCGTCACTGCTCACCCCCGGCTGGCTGCCGGGCCGGGTGGTGGCGGCGGTTGCCCGTCAGTCGGCTGAAGTACTCGCCGCGGAGCTCCGCGTCCCTCACTCCCCCAGGATCTGA
- a CDS encoding AraC family transcriptional regulator → MLERLNQAMEHIECHLDQRIEVSDLARIVVTSEYHFRRLFSALAGIPLSEYIRRRRLTVAGAEVLAGQRTLLEVAVRYGYTSGEAFARAFRVMHGVGPGEARRAGASLQSQPRMSFRLIVEGSSSMRYRVVEKEEFRVVGRKARVPLVHEGVNPAIAAFIRDIGQETLQRIQSLSDQVPEGIVSVSDNLDDSRAEGTELDYYHGVVTRAAVPEDMDALTVPAGTWAVFESSGPFPQALQYLWRDVFTQWFPSNPYWSRPGPEILRTRLSQDAAQADAELWIPVERTAV, encoded by the coding sequence GTGCTGGAGCGGCTGAACCAGGCCATGGAGCACATCGAGTGCCACCTTGATCAGCGGATCGAGGTGTCCGACCTGGCGCGGATCGTGGTGACGTCGGAGTACCACTTCCGGCGGCTGTTCTCCGCGCTGGCAGGGATTCCGCTGTCGGAGTACATCCGGCGCAGGCGGCTGACGGTCGCGGGTGCCGAGGTGCTGGCCGGACAGCGGACGCTGCTGGAGGTCGCGGTGCGTTACGGCTACACCTCGGGGGAGGCGTTCGCGCGTGCGTTCCGCGTCATGCACGGCGTCGGTCCCGGCGAGGCCAGGAGGGCCGGTGCGAGTCTGCAGTCCCAGCCACGGATGTCCTTCCGCCTCATCGTCGAAGGGAGCAGCAGCATGCGGTACAGGGTCGTGGAGAAGGAGGAGTTCCGTGTGGTCGGCAGGAAGGCGCGCGTCCCCCTCGTGCACGAGGGGGTGAACCCGGCCATCGCCGCCTTCATCCGGGACATCGGCCAGGAGACGCTGCAGCGCATCCAGAGCCTGTCCGATCAGGTGCCGGAGGGGATCGTCTCGGTGAGTGACAATCTGGACGACAGCCGCGCCGAGGGAACCGAACTCGACTACTACCACGGCGTGGTGACCCGCGCCGCCGTGCCCGAGGACATGGACGCGCTCACCGTCCCGGCCGGGACGTGGGCCGTCTTCGAGAGCTCCGGGCCGTTTCCGCAGGCGCTCCAGTACCTGTGGCGGGATGTGTTCACGCAGTGGTTCCCCTCCAATCCGTACTGGAGCCGGCCGGGGCCCGAGATCCTGCGCACCCGGCTGTCGCAGGACGCGGCACAGGCGGACGCGGAGCTGTGGATCCCCGTGGAGCGGACTGCGGTCTGA
- a CDS encoding DEAD/DEAH box helicase: MTTTASHHLSPAFPGRAPWGTANKLRAWQQGAMERYLQEQPRDFLAVATPGAGKTTFALTLASWLLHHHVVQQVTVVAPTEHLKKQWAAAAARIGIKLDPEYSAGPLSKEYHGVAVTYAGVGVRPMLHRNRCEQRKTLVILDEIHHAGDSKSWGEACLEAFDPATRRLALTGTPFRSDTNPIPFVQYEEGNDGIRRSAADYTYGYGNALGDGVVRPVIFLSYSGNMRWRTKAGDEIAARLGEPMTKDAISQAWRTALDPRGDWMPNVLRAADKRLTEVRKGIPDAGGLVIASDQDSARAYAKLIREITGTKATVVLSDETAASKRIEEFSENEDRWMVAVRMVSEGVDVPRLAVGVYATTISTPLFFAQAVGRFVRSRRRGETASVFLPTIPNLLGFASEMEVERDHVLDKPKKDGDEDPYAESERELAEAEKQQDEDTGEQDMLPFEALESDAVFDRVLYDGAEFGMQAHPGSEEEQDYLGIPGLLEPDQVQLLLQKRQARQIAHSRKKPDDEADLLELPAERRPVVSHKELLELRKQLNTMVGAYVHQSGKPHGVIHTELRRVCGGPPSAEATAGQIRERIKKVQEWATRMR; the protein is encoded by the coding sequence GTGACTACTACCGCCTCCCACCACCTCTCACCCGCCTTCCCCGGGCGCGCCCCCTGGGGTACCGCCAACAAGCTTCGTGCCTGGCAGCAAGGCGCCATGGAGCGGTATCTCCAGGAGCAGCCACGCGACTTCCTCGCCGTCGCCACCCCCGGTGCCGGCAAGACCACCTTCGCGCTCACCCTCGCCTCCTGGCTGCTGCACCATCACGTCGTCCAGCAGGTCACCGTCGTCGCGCCCACCGAGCACCTCAAGAAGCAGTGGGCCGCCGCGGCCGCGCGGATTGGGATCAAGCTCGATCCGGAGTACAGCGCCGGGCCGCTGAGCAAGGAGTACCACGGCGTCGCCGTCACCTACGCGGGCGTCGGCGTACGGCCCATGCTGCACCGCAATCGCTGCGAGCAGCGCAAGACCCTCGTCATCCTCGACGAGATCCACCACGCCGGTGACTCCAAGTCCTGGGGCGAGGCCTGCCTGGAGGCCTTCGACCCGGCGACCCGCCGCCTCGCGCTCACCGGTACGCCCTTCCGGTCCGACACCAACCCGATCCCCTTCGTCCAGTACGAGGAGGGCAACGACGGGATCCGACGGTCCGCCGCCGACTACACGTACGGATACGGAAATGCGCTGGGCGACGGGGTCGTCCGCCCGGTGATTTTCCTCAGCTACAGCGGCAACATGCGCTGGCGCACCAAGGCGGGCGACGAGATCGCCGCCCGCCTCGGCGAGCCGATGACCAAGGACGCCATCTCGCAGGCCTGGCGCACCGCGCTCGACCCGCGCGGCGACTGGATGCCGAACGTGCTGCGCGCCGCCGACAAACGGCTGACCGAGGTCAGGAAAGGCATCCCGGACGCCGGCGGTCTCGTCATCGCGTCCGACCAGGACTCCGCCCGTGCGTACGCCAAACTCATCCGCGAGATCACCGGCACCAAGGCGACCGTCGTGCTCTCCGACGAGACCGCCGCCTCCAAGCGGATCGAGGAGTTCAGCGAGAACGAGGACCGCTGGATGGTCGCGGTCCGCATGGTCTCCGAGGGCGTCGACGTGCCGCGCCTCGCGGTCGGTGTGTACGCCACGACCATCTCGACGCCCCTCTTCTTCGCGCAGGCGGTGGGCCGTTTCGTACGGTCCCGGCGCCGCGGCGAGACCGCGTCCGTCTTCCTCCCGACCATCCCCAACCTCCTCGGCTTTGCAAGCGAGATGGAGGTCGAGCGCGACCACGTACTCGACAAGCCGAAGAAGGACGGGGACGAAGACCCGTACGCCGAGTCCGAGAGGGAGCTCGCGGAGGCGGAGAAGCAGCAGGACGAGGACACGGGCGAGCAGGACATGCTGCCCTTCGAAGCCCTCGAATCCGACGCGGTCTTCGACCGGGTGCTGTACGACGGCGCCGAGTTCGGCATGCAGGCGCACCCCGGCAGCGAGGAGGAGCAGGACTACCTCGGCATCCCCGGGCTCCTCGAACCCGATCAGGTGCAACTGCTGCTGCAGAAGCGGCAGGCACGGCAGATCGCGCACAGCCGCAAGAAGCCGGACGACGAGGCGGACCTGTTGGAGCTGCCCGCCGAGCGGCGGCCCGTGGTCTCCCACAAGGAGCTGCTGGAGCTGCGCAAGCAGCTGAACACGATGGTCGGGGCGTACGTCCACCAGAGCGGCAAGCCGCATGGGGTCATCCACACCGAACTGCGACGGGTGTGCGGCGGGCCGCCGAGCGCGGAGGCGACGGCCGGGCAGATCCGGGAGCGGATCAAGAAGGTCCAGGAGTGGGCGACCCGGATGCGGTGA
- a CDS encoding IclR family transcriptional regulator, producing MTAETSQTLDRGLRVLKLLADTDHGLTVTELSNKLGVNRTVVYRLLATLEQHALVRRDLGGRARVGLGVLRLGRQVHPLVREAAMPALRSLAEDIGATAHLTLVDGAEALAVAVVEPTWTDYHVAYRAGFRHPLDRGAAGKAILAARQSKSNEPGYTLTHGELEAGASGAAAALVGVTGIEGSVGVVMLADSVPERVGPRVVDAAREVADALR from the coding sequence GTGACCGCGGAGACCTCCCAGACGCTCGACCGGGGACTACGTGTCCTCAAGCTGCTCGCCGACACGGACCACGGGCTGACCGTTACCGAGTTGTCCAACAAACTCGGTGTCAACCGCACCGTCGTCTACCGTCTGCTCGCCACCCTCGAGCAGCACGCTCTCGTCCGCCGCGACCTCGGCGGCCGCGCCAGGGTGGGCCTCGGCGTACTCCGCCTCGGCCGGCAGGTGCACCCGCTGGTGCGGGAAGCCGCGATGCCGGCGTTGCGCTCGCTCGCGGAGGACATAGGGGCTACGGCCCATCTCACCCTGGTCGACGGCGCGGAGGCCCTCGCGGTCGCGGTCGTCGAGCCGACCTGGACGGACTACCACGTCGCGTACCGGGCGGGCTTCCGGCACCCGCTGGACCGGGGCGCGGCGGGCAAGGCGATCCTCGCGGCCCGCCAGAGCAAGTCGAACGAGCCCGGGTACACGCTCACCCACGGCGAACTCGAGGCGGGCGCGAGTGGCGCGGCCGCGGCGTTGGTCGGGGTGACGGGGATAGAGGGGAGCGTGGGCGTGGTGATGCTCGCGGACTCGGTCCCGGAGAGGGTGGGGCCTCGGGTGGTCGACGCGGCCCGCGAGGTGGCGGACGCGCTGCGCTGA
- a CDS encoding S16 family serine protease, producing the protein MLSSLTRPRAITLCALPVVALFAVAGLAPLPYAVAQPGSTANVLGDDKGTPVITITGAPTRTTKGELLMTTIVATGPSADVDLGDVAGAWFRTDRAVLPRDSVYPAGKSDEEVARHNLKDMQQSQAFATHAALSYLGKDPAKVKVTLHLADVGGPSAGLLFSLGIVDKLDGDGAGGDLTGGRSVAGTGTISADGKVGAVGGVSLKTQAAKRDGASVFLVPEGECSDAQAELPKGLRLIPVTALKDAVASLRALEKGGKVPSC; encoded by the coding sequence GTGCTCTCCAGTCTCACGCGCCCCCGCGCCATCACCCTCTGCGCCCTCCCCGTCGTCGCGCTCTTCGCCGTCGCCGGGCTCGCGCCGCTGCCGTACGCCGTGGCGCAGCCCGGCTCGACCGCGAACGTCCTGGGCGATGACAAGGGCACACCCGTCATCACGATCACCGGCGCGCCCACCCGCACAACCAAGGGTGAGCTGCTGATGACGACCATCGTCGCGACCGGGCCGTCCGCCGACGTCGACCTCGGGGATGTGGCCGGCGCGTGGTTCAGGACGGACCGTGCGGTGCTCCCGCGCGACTCCGTCTATCCAGCCGGCAAGTCCGACGAGGAAGTCGCCCGGCACAACCTCAAGGACATGCAGCAGTCGCAGGCCTTCGCCACCCACGCCGCGCTCTCCTACCTCGGCAAGGACCCGGCGAAGGTGAAGGTCACCCTGCACCTCGCCGACGTCGGCGGGCCCAGCGCCGGGCTGCTCTTCTCGCTCGGCATCGTCGACAAGCTCGACGGGGACGGGGCGGGCGGGGATCTCACCGGCGGCCGCAGTGTCGCCGGTACGGGAACGATCAGCGCCGACGGCAAGGTGGGCGCGGTCGGCGGAGTGTCCCTGAAGACCCAGGCGGCGAAGCGGGACGGCGCGAGCGTCTTCCTCGTGCCCGAGGGCGAGTGCTCCGACGCGCAGGCCGAACTCCCCAAAGGGTTGCGGCTGATCCCGGTCACGGCCCTGAAGGACGCGGTGGCGTCCCTTCGGGCGCTGGAGAAGGGCGGCAAGGTCCCGAGCTGCTGA
- a CDS encoding Lrp/AsnC family transcriptional regulator, producing MAIDHLDGRLIVLLAREPRIGVLEASRRLGVARGTVQARLDRLQSNGVIRGFGPDVDPAALGYPVTAFATLEIKQGQGPDVRAHLDGVPEVLELHTTTGHGDMLCRLVARSNADLQRVIDRVVGFDGIVRASTAIVMENPVPLRIIPLVEQAAEDDEV from the coding sequence ATGGCGATCGATCATCTGGACGGCCGGCTCATCGTTCTGCTGGCGCGCGAGCCGCGGATAGGGGTGCTCGAGGCGTCCCGCCGCCTCGGTGTGGCCCGCGGCACCGTGCAGGCCCGTCTGGACCGCCTTCAGTCAAATGGCGTCATCCGCGGTTTCGGCCCGGACGTCGATCCGGCGGCGCTCGGCTACCCCGTCACCGCCTTCGCGACGCTGGAGATCAAGCAGGGACAAGGCCCGGACGTACGCGCCCATTTGGACGGCGTCCCCGAGGTGCTGGAGCTGCACACCACCACCGGTCACGGTGACATGCTCTGCCGGCTCGTCGCCCGTTCCAACGCCGATCTTCAACGTGTGATCGACCGGGTTGTCGGTTTTGATGGCATCGTGCGGGCGTCCACGGCGATCGTCATGGAGAATCCGGTCCCCCTGCGGATCATTCCGCTGGTGGAGCAGGCTGCGGAGGACGACGAAGTCTGA
- the hppD gene encoding 4-hydroxyphenylpyruvate dioxygenase, with amino-acid sequence MTETIDHTPDTARKADPFPVKGMDAVVFAVGNAKQAAHYYSTAFGMKLVAYAGPENGSRETASYVLTNGAARFVFTSVIKQSTDWGRFLAEHVAEHGDGVVDLAIEVPDARAAYAYATEHGARGITEPYEIKDEHGTVVLAAIATYGKTRHTLVDRSGYDGPYLPGFAAAAPIVEPPAKRTFQAIDHCVGNVELGRMNEWVAFYNKVMGFTNMKEFVGDDIATEYSALMSKVVADGTLKVKFPINEPAIAKKKSQIDEYLEFYGGAGVQHIALATNDIVATVRFMRAAGVQFLDTPDSYYDTLGEWAGETRVPVETLRELKILVDRDEDGYLLQIFTKPVQDRPTVFFEMIERHGSMGFGKGNFKALFEAIEREQEKRGNL; translated from the coding sequence ATGACTGAGACCATCGATCACACCCCGGACACCGCGCGCAAGGCAGACCCCTTCCCGGTGAAGGGAATGGACGCGGTCGTCTTCGCCGTCGGCAACGCCAAGCAGGCCGCGCACTACTACTCCACTGCCTTCGGCATGAAGCTGGTCGCGTACGCCGGACCGGAGAACGGCAGCCGCGAGACCGCGAGTTACGTGCTGACCAACGGCGCCGCGCGCTTCGTCTTCACCTCCGTCATCAAGCAGTCCACCGACTGGGGCCGCTTCCTCGCCGAGCATGTCGCCGAGCACGGTGACGGCGTCGTCGACCTGGCCATCGAGGTGCCGGACGCGCGGGCCGCGTACGCGTACGCCACCGAGCACGGCGCCCGCGGCATCACCGAGCCGTACGAGATCAAGGACGAGCACGGCACTGTGGTGCTGGCCGCGATCGCGACGTACGGCAAGACCCGGCACACGCTGGTCGACCGCTCCGGCTACGACGGTCCGTACCTGCCGGGCTTCGCCGCCGCCGCCCCGATCGTCGAGCCGCCCGCCAAGCGCACCTTCCAGGCTATCGACCACTGCGTCGGCAATGTCGAACTCGGCAGGATGAACGAGTGGGTGGCCTTCTACAACAAGGTCATGGGCTTCACCAACATGAAGGAGTTCGTGGGCGACGACATCGCCACCGAGTACTCCGCACTGATGTCGAAGGTCGTCGCCGACGGCACGCTGAAGGTGAAGTTCCCGATCAACGAGCCGGCGATCGCGAAGAAGAAGTCGCAGATCGACGAGTACCTGGAGTTCTACGGCGGGGCCGGTGTCCAGCACATCGCGCTCGCCACCAACGACATCGTCGCGACGGTACGGTTCATGCGCGCGGCGGGAGTTCAGTTCCTGGACACGCCCGACTCGTACTACGACACGCTCGGCGAGTGGGCGGGCGAGACCCGCGTGCCCGTCGAGACGCTGCGCGAGCTGAAGATCCTCGTCGACCGCGACGAGGACGGCTATCTGCTGCAGATCTTCACCAAGCCCGTGCAGGACCGGCCGACGGTCTTCTTCGAGATGATCGAGCGGCACGGTTCGATGGGCTTCGGCAAGGGCAACTTCAAGGCGCTCTTCGAAGCGATCGAGCGTGAGCAGGAGAAGCGCGGAAACCTGTAG
- a CDS encoding response regulator transcription factor encodes MVAEDDEKQAELVRRYLEREGHAVTLVPDGRAAIESVRHKAPDLLVLDVMMPRADGLDVLRVLRAEARELPVLMLTARSTEDDLLLGLDLGADDYMTKPYSPRELMARVRTLLRRTRLSGGVGPAAVAALSVGTLVVDPDRHEVTVDGGHIDCTPGEFRILAAMAAEPDRVFTRQRLLEELHGFDRYISNRTVDVHIMNLRKKIEQAPRSPARLLTVFGVGYKLTDPARSTTRASS; translated from the coding sequence ATGGTCGCGGAGGACGACGAGAAGCAGGCCGAACTGGTCCGCCGTTATCTGGAACGGGAGGGCCATGCCGTCACGCTCGTACCGGACGGCCGCGCCGCCATTGAATCCGTCCGGCACAAAGCGCCCGACCTGCTCGTCCTCGATGTGATGATGCCGCGGGCCGACGGCCTGGATGTGCTGCGCGTGCTGCGGGCCGAGGCCCGGGAGCTGCCGGTGCTGATGCTGACGGCCCGCAGCACGGAGGACGATCTGCTGCTGGGCCTGGACCTCGGCGCGGACGACTACATGACCAAGCCGTACAGCCCACGGGAGTTGATGGCCCGGGTCCGCACGCTGCTGCGCCGCACCCGCCTCTCCGGCGGCGTGGGCCCGGCCGCCGTCGCCGCCCTGTCGGTGGGCACGCTCGTCGTCGACCCGGACCGGCACGAGGTGACCGTCGACGGCGGCCACATCGACTGCACGCCCGGTGAGTTCCGCATCCTCGCCGCGATGGCCGCCGAGCCGGACCGGGTCTTCACCCGGCAGCGGCTGCTGGAGGAGTTGCACGGCTTCGACCGGTACATCAGCAACCGCACCGTCGACGTCCACATCATGAACCTGCGCAAGAAGATCGAGCAGGCCCCCCGGAGCCCGGCCCGCCTGCTCACGGTCTTCGGCGTCGGCTACAAACTGACCGATCCCGCGAGGAGCACGACCCGTGCCTCGTCTTAG
- a CDS encoding cell wall metabolism sensor histidine kinase WalK gives MPRLRQGKRLPLRKSLLGRLLAVSALVAACSVAATAWLAVQTTSGAIKQEQGQNLADDARIYQTLLGHAATHLRWDGVDGTVRDLARQTGRRIALTTPQRQLLADSATQSSPPALPPQASAIVDPLSADTALASAGQQSSGAAADRIDPRAVGPFRLPAAERDRLRESADRGVECLRQYGIASDVVVSPSGRPRIQIVGNGVGRIEGTRCATDALDAPTATEKKALTALNQLANACLDRQELAHVQLNPDLSWTTKPAPSAQSAPTVRGPSDNDRAVASCVSAARREQLSSHVASPALLFIGDADSATVPGFDLSPANTARIAGAAALVLALTVGASVLAATRLVRPLHALTGAAQRMKDGQESSPVPVTADNEIGRLAAAFNDMSAHRARLEEQRKAMVSDVAHELRTPLSNIRGWLEAAQDGLADPDPAFVSSLLEEAMQLQHIIGDLQDLAQADAGALRLHPEPVRIEELLGQVAAAHQNLAETAGVTLTAPAGPPEGQVPAPALRADPVRLRQAVGNLVSNAVRHTPPGGGVTLRAYGSAAGCEVVVDVADTGSGIPAEDLAYVFDRFWRAEKSRSRRTGGSGLGLAIVRKLAEAHGGTAHVESTEGQGSVFTLRIPAAGPGGALTGNGMTTSTR, from the coding sequence GTGCCTCGTCTTAGGCAGGGCAAGCGGCTGCCGCTGCGCAAGAGCCTGCTCGGCCGACTGCTCGCCGTGTCCGCGCTGGTCGCCGCCTGCTCGGTGGCCGCCACCGCGTGGCTGGCCGTGCAGACCACCTCCGGTGCGATCAAACAGGAGCAAGGGCAGAACCTCGCCGACGACGCCCGGATCTACCAGACCCTGCTCGGCCATGCGGCGACCCACCTGCGGTGGGACGGCGTCGACGGGACCGTACGCGACCTGGCGAGGCAGACCGGCCGGCGGATCGCTCTGACCACCCCGCAGCGGCAGCTCCTCGCCGACTCCGCCACCCAGTCCTCACCGCCCGCGCTGCCGCCCCAGGCCTCGGCGATCGTCGACCCGCTCTCCGCGGACACCGCTCTCGCGTCGGCGGGTCAGCAGAGTTCCGGTGCCGCGGCGGACCGCATCGACCCGCGCGCCGTCGGGCCGTTCCGGCTGCCGGCGGCGGAGCGGGACCGATTGCGCGAGAGCGCGGACCGCGGCGTGGAGTGCCTGCGCCAGTACGGCATCGCCTCGGACGTCGTCGTAAGCCCCAGCGGACGTCCGCGCATCCAGATCGTGGGCAACGGAGTCGGGCGCATCGAGGGCACCAGGTGCGCGACCGACGCCCTGGACGCGCCGACCGCCACCGAGAAGAAGGCGCTCACCGCCCTCAATCAGCTGGCGAACGCCTGCCTGGACCGCCAGGAACTCGCGCACGTACAGCTGAATCCGGACCTGTCCTGGACGACGAAGCCCGCGCCGAGCGCGCAGAGCGCGCCGACCGTCCGCGGCCCCAGTGACAACGACCGGGCCGTCGCCTCCTGCGTATCGGCCGCGCGCCGCGAACAGCTCAGCTCCCATGTCGCCTCGCCCGCGCTGCTGTTCATCGGCGATGCCGACAGTGCGACCGTCCCCGGCTTCGACCTGTCCCCGGCCAACACCGCCCGGATCGCGGGCGCGGCGGCGCTCGTACTGGCCCTCACGGTGGGCGCGTCCGTGCTCGCCGCCACCCGGCTCGTCCGGCCGCTGCACGCGCTCACCGGCGCGGCCCAGCGGATGAAGGACGGCCAGGAGTCCTCCCCGGTCCCGGTCACCGCGGACAACGAGATCGGACGGCTGGCCGCTGCCTTCAACGACATGTCGGCGCACCGGGCGCGCCTGGAGGAACAGCGCAAGGCGATGGTCAGCGACGTCGCCCATGAACTGCGCACCCCGCTCAGCAATATCCGCGGCTGGCTGGAGGCGGCGCAGGACGGCCTCGCCGACCCGGACCCCGCCTTCGTCTCCTCCCTGCTGGAGGAGGCGATGCAGTTGCAGCACATCATCGGCGACCTCCAGGACCTGGCCCAGGCGGACGCGGGCGCGCTGCGTCTGCACCCCGAGCCGGTCCGGATCGAGGAGCTCCTCGGACAGGTCGCCGCGGCCCACCAGAACCTCGCCGAGACCGCGGGCGTCACGCTGACGGCGCCGGCGGGGCCGCCAGAGGGCCAGGTCCCCGCCCCCGCGCTGAGAGCCGATCCGGTCCGGCTGCGGCAGGCCGTCGGCAACCTGGTCTCCAACGCGGTACGCCACACCCCGCCCGGCGGCGGCGTCACCCTTCGCGCGTATGGCTCAGCGGCCGGTTGTGAGGTGGTCGTCGACGTCGCCGACACGGGCAGTGGCATACCGGCCGAGGACCTTGCGTACGTCTTCGACCGCTTCTGGCGGGCCGAGAAATCCCGCAGCCGGCGCACCGGCGGCAGCGGTTTGGGGCTCGCGATCGTCCGCAAACTCGCGGAGGCGCACGGCGGCACGGCACACGTGGAGAGCACGGAGGGGCAGGGCTCGGTCTTCACGCTGCGGATACCGGCCGCGGGCCCTGGTGGGGCCCTGACGGGAAATGGGATGACGACTTCGACGCGGTGA